The genomic interval CGCAGAGCTGGGGACAGCGGCTGCGGAGCTACCGGCGTACGCAATTAGGGCTCAGCCGTGGGGATTTCGCCGAGCTGATCAACGATCGAGCTCGCCGAGACCACCTCAATGTCGCGTGTTCGGAACGACACGTCGCGCGCTGGGAACTCGGCGAGGTCCGCCGGCCGAGCAAGACATATCGCGCGTTGCTCACCGCGGTCGGCGCACCAGTTCCGGAGGCCGAAGTGCCATCCTCGAACTCGAATGTCAGGCCGGCTCGCGACGTGGTGTCATGGTCCGCCGAATCCCCCGGAACCGGTAGCGCACACGACACGGGTGCGACTCTGCTGGAAGCCCTCGCCACCGCCGTCGTCGGCTCCCCTGACAGCCTGACACCCTGGCTGCCATCCCTGCACGGACCCGAGATGGCATGCGACACAGATGTACTCGATCCCGATGCCGTGTGCCGCGCCACGGCGAGATTGCGAGAACTCGACCAGCGGCACGGTGGCGGCGCGGTCGTCCGCACAGCTGTTGCCCTGCTGAAATCGACGACGGCGCTGCTGACCCTGCACCGTGGGCACGCCCTCGCACACTCACTACTGATCGCCGGCGCCGACTTGGCTCGCTTGACCGGATGGGCGTACCACGACATCGGTGATCAACATCGCGCCCGCCAATACGCCATGATGGCACTGGTTTTCGCGCGCCGGGCCGGGGCGGACAGCCTCGTCGCGTCGACGCTCTACGTCCTGGGGCGGATCAGCCTGCTCGAACGTGACCCGCGCGTCGCACTGCGCATGTTCCAACTCGGCCAGCTGCCTGCCCAAGATGCCGCCGGCGGCGCGGAATCCGCGCGGCTGTACGCCAATGAGGCGTGGGCGCACGCCATGATGGGCGACGCCGGCCGGATGCGGACCGCGCTCGCACGCGCCGAAGAAGAGATCGCCCGAGTCGGAGATCTCATCGATCCGTGGACCCGGGTGTTCTTCACCCCCGGCGAGTTCGCCGGGATGCAGTCGGTGATCTACAACGAGTACGCCCGGACCGCCGCCGGACGGACCGCCGAGCACTACACTTTCGCTGCCGTCGACGCCGCTCGAACCTCTTTGGCGACGTCCGCCGGAGAACGACCGGCACGCAGCATTCTGTTCGACAACATCACCATCGCGACAGGCGCTTTCCGCCTCGGCCACATCGACGATGCGATGTCATTCGCGACGACCTCCCTGGAGATGACCAGCCGGGTCGACAGCGGACGAGTCGGTGACCGGCTGCGGCAGCTGGTGCACTCCGCGACCCTCGCGTCCGCACGCTCCGATGTTCGGGACATGTGCAATGCGATCCGCCGAGCGGCCCGCTCTACCCGGCACACGCCGAGCACCGAACACCGGCTCGCGACCGCATAGCGATTCGGACAGAGGTCCAGTAGATGTCGTCCACCGACAACGCTCAACTTTCATCTGTCCTGTCGAATGTCATTGTGGCACAGTCGTTTTCGCGATTTACTCAAGATATGACTCTCTCCACCCCGAGTAGTGGCCGCCATCACTCGGGCAGGCCTCGACTCGCCGCATGTGGGTAATGGACGTCGTGCGGCAGACCGGCGCCTCCCCCACCAACCCCGAGGTCCGCACTCTGGACGGAGTGCGGAATCGGACCGCGGCGGGACTGCTGGAAGCGCGCCAACTACTCCTCGCCGCCGCCGGGAACCTACAAGGCGATTCCCCGCTGATCGCATGGGCACGCGAACTGGCGGATCTGCACTCGACATTGATCACCGCGGCGGTGTCGCACACCCGCCGCCCGGCCGACTTCGATGCCACCGCCACCCTCGGCCTGATCAACGCCGTCATCGGATCGATCGACGAATGGTCGGCCTGCCATCTGCCGCGCCCCACCCACGGCCGCCGCCACACCCACTCCCTCGGCGAGGTCATCAGCCACGTAGCCGGCACCTACGCCCATGTTCAGTGGACACTCCGCCACGCCGACAGCGCCGAACAGCAGCACCATGCCACCCTGCGCTTCGCCCAGGTCCAGGAAGGCTATGCCGACCTGGTCGACGAGATCCGAGCACTGCGCGTCGTACTGCCCCTGGGTCAGCGGTTGCCTTTCCCACCCCCTCCGGATACGTCGGCACCGTAGCGGTTCCTTTCGTTGATCACCGGGCGCGCGGAGGCTGTGGGCCCACTGACCGATGCACTTCGGCGGCAGGATCCTGCGATCGCACGTCCCAGGACGACCGGGTCGAGCTCGCTCAGCTGGGGCCCGCCCAGGCGCGGGCCGTCATGCCTTCCTGCCATGACAACCACAGGACTACGCGGGCGCGCCGGAGCCTGAGAACTCGCGCGGGGGCGGGCGGCCAGTACCAACCCTCACTATTTCTTTACGATTCGACAAAGCTGCCGCACAGCTACGGGTTCAGAGGCTGGAGCAGCGCGGTAACCGCTCCCTAACTCTTATTGTTCACCCTTAATACACCCTGCGTTAACCTTGGTTGCGCACTCTGTACGAGGTCACAACAGACCCGAAGTTGGTAAGTGCGGGAGTAATCCAAACCACATTCGGAAATCCACCGGAAGAAATACTGATCCGGTTCGGTTGATGGAACGAGCAACCGCTCGCGATCCTCATTCCGATTGCTCCCGCCGTTGTGACCGAGAGTTCCGCGCCACGCCGCGGCTGAGGGTGCGCCTAGGAGCGCCGGCCCGAGTCAATGTCCGGGGACAAGGTTCCCCACACAACCAAACCTCACAACAGCACAGCTCTGCGGCGAGCCGCTGGATGGCGGCCTGCCATGGATCCGCGCTGCTGCGCAGACGGACCGAACCCCGACCCCGAACAAGGAAATCGACTACACAATGAACTTTTCCTCTCTCCGACGATCGAACCTCCGCGACGGCGTGACCTTCGCAGTGGCCGCCGCGGCTCTCGCTGCCGTCGCCGCAACGTCCGCGGTAGGGACAGCAGACGGTGGCGCCCCCGCGCATGCGGCCGCGAGTTCCGCCGACAAGCCCGCGCAGACCGCCGCCGCTTCGGTGCACGCCCCTTCGGGCGACCTCGACGGCTGGATCCGCGAAGCCCTCGACGTCATGAAGGCCAACAACATCCCCGGCAGCTACGAGAGCATCCGAAAGAACATCATCCGGGAATCGGCCGGCAAGCCGGACGCGATCAACCAGTGGGACTCCAACGCCGCACTGGGCATCCCGTCCAAGGGCCTGCTCCAGGTGATCGACCCCACCTTCCAGGCCTACCACGTGCCCGGCACCCCGCACGATGTCTGGGACCCGGTCGCCAACATCGCCGCCGCGTGCAACTACGCCGCGCACCGGTACGGCTCGATGGACAACGTCAACTCCGCATACTGACCCCGTTCAAGCAGTACGCCGGTCCGAACCGCTCGGCTGCGCACCGAGAGCGCCTCGGTCGACCCGCACCGCTCGATCGAGGGTCACCGCGGGCGCGGAACGGACATCGCCGTTCTGCATGATGAACTCGACTCTGCCGAGGGCGTCGATATCGGTGAACGGGTCGCCGTCGACGGCGATCAAATCAGCGGTCGCGCCCACGGCGATCCGGCCCAGGTCGGGCCGCCGCAGCAACTCGGCGGCGACGGTGGTGGCGGCACGCAGCGCGCGCAACGGTGTGATACCGACGTCGATCATCGTGCGGAACTCCCGCCAATTGTCGGCGTGGGGAAACATGCCCGCATCTGTGCCGAACGCCAGTTTCACGTCGCTGTCCGCCAAGCGTTGTGCCGACTCCCGGAGGCGACCCGCGTACTCGCGGTATTTCGCGCGGGAGGCGGGAGCTTTGGCGGCCCAGAATTCGTCATCGTCGAGGTTGTCGAGGTGATAGCGCTGGGGGTACAGCGTGGGCACCAGGTAGACGTCGTGATCGGCCACGTAGGTGAGGGTCTCGGCGTCGACGAGGCAGGCGTGCTCGATACTGCGCACGCCCGCCTGGACCGCCCGGCGCACCGCCTTGTCGCTGAACGCGTGCGCGGCGCAAGGCAAGCCGAGATCATCGGCGGCCTCGACGATGGCGGTCATTTCGGCCAGGGTGAACGCGACTTGGTCGGGAGTGTCCTGCGGTGACCCGAAGCCACCGCTGGCGGCGAATTTGATCCAGTCGGCACCGGCCCGATGTTGTTCTCGGACACGGTTTCTCAGTTGGTCGGCGGTCGCCGCGAGCACGCCGACGGCGACGCCGTACCGTTGGGTGAGTTTGGGCATCTTGTCGGCGTGCCCGCCCGGTGCGGAGAGGATGCTCGGCGCGACGATCAACCGCGGCCCCTCGATCGTCCCCTGCTCCACCGCGGTCCGGAGCGCGACATTGATGGTGTCACCGACGCAGCCCAGATCCCGGACCGTGGTGAATCCCGCCTCGAGCAGAGCGCGCAGCGCGGGTAATGCTTGCAGCGTTTGCAAGGCGATGGTTTCGGTGTCGTATTCCTCATCGACGACATGCACGTGGCAATCGATCAGCCCTGGTAGGAGCGTGCGCGGTCCCAGCTGGACGACTTCACCGGGCGCGTCGCCATCCGAGTGATACCGGCCTGAGTCGACAGCGGTGATCTTCCCGTCCTCGACGGTGACAGCGACCGGTCCCGAGAGCGTCGACTGGACGCCGTCCCAGTGCTGGTCGGCGAAAACGGTGACTCGATGGGTTCCAGTCATGGTTGTCCTTGATGTCGGAAGCAGCCCGATCCGGGTCGGCCTCAGAGTAAGAAGACGAGGGTGGCAACGATTTTGCTGACGCGCCCGTTGATGTCCCCGACCGCGGCGGCGCCGATGCAATCGGTGCGCACCTCGGTGCCCTCGATCGAATAGCGGTCCTGGCCGTCGCGGTACTCGGCGGCGCCGTCGTAGCCCTCGACGCCCAGTTCGGCGGCCATCGCGGTCAGCGCCATCTCCACGCTCTTGCGCCGTGCCTGATCCTCGGTTTTGCCGATCGAGTCCTGCTCGTGAACCTCTGCGACGCAACCTATTCCACCTTGCACGGGGGTGGCGATGCCGACCGCGGTGGCGATGCGCTGCCCGGGCTGATCGGTTTCGGCCAGCGCCTGGATGGCGAAGAGGATCTGCCCCTCGTGGATCAGTTCCAAACCGGCTGTCCGAGAGAGTAATTGGCAGCCGGGCGGCACTCGGCTCGACACCTGGACTCGATTGACCCGTCCCAGCCCGGCGGCCATGTACATCAGATCGTGAGCTTGCAACTCCCGCTCGTGCATTCCGACAGCGCTGGTAAAGAACATATGGCTGGGCACGAGCGACCGCCCCAGCGCGAGTTCGGTGGCCATTGTTGTCTCCCTTCAGAGGATTTGGTAGTCGTCGTGGTCGAAGCCGGGTGACACGACGCAGGCGATAAGGGTCTCGGACGGTGACAGCGGTTCGGCGGCCATCCAGATCCCGCCCCTGATCAGAATGTGCAGCCGCTCCCCCGCATCGAGTTCAGGTCCGAGGGTGTGGGTGTCGGGGGCGACGGCAGGGCTGTCTCCGTCACCGCCGGTCAGAAAGCGCAACGAGCCGCCGCGCTGCCAGAACCAGAGTTCGTCGGAGCGGACGCGGTGCCAACGCGAGCGATCTCCCGGCCCCAGGACGTAGTGCAGCGCGGTCGCGCTCGCCCGTTCCCCTGGATAGCCCTCGGGTGCGACGGTCACCGAGGAAGACCAAATCGATTGGGCCCAGCCGCCTTCGGGATGCGGTACCAGATCCAGCGTTTCCGCCAGCGCCGGCCGCGCCATGATCTCGGTGAACCGCCCGGACAGATCCTGATAGAGGAACCGGACCCGCGGCGTGATGCCGGATTGCTTCTCCACCACCACGACAGGCTCGCCGACATCCGTGAGAACCTTGTTGGCGTATTCCAGGGCCTCGCCGTCGTGGGCGACGGAGTGGCCTTCGGCCGGGCCGTCGTTCCCCTGGCTCGCTCGCCAGGCGTGATAGGTCATCATGGTCAGCATCGGGTCTCCTTCCCATCGGTGGACGCGAGCGAGCGCTGGAATTCCTGGTCGGTCTCGTGGCTGAGCTGCTCGGTGTAGCGCCGTTGCTCGGCGGTGGCATGGTCGATACGAATTCCCATGGCAGCCAACTTCTCTCGGGCAATCGCGGCCTGCGTCTCCGGCGGGAGGTCGTAGACTCGCGGCTCCATCCGGTCGGCATGGCGAACCAATTCCTCGATCCCGGCGGCTTGCGCGGCGAAGCTGAGGTCCATCAGCTCGGGCGGATGCCCGGCCGCGGCCGAGGTGTTTACCGGTCCACCCTCGGACAGCACGTAGCGGCGGCGGCCGCGCTCGTCGCGAAATTCGGTAACCATCGGCAGCATGTCGCGCTCGGCGACCGACATCGCGCGCAGCGACTGGATATCGATTTCCGCTGCGCTGTGCCCGGCATTGGCCAGGATCACCCCGTCCCGCATGGCCGCCAGATCGGCGGCGGTGATCACCTTGATCGTGCCGGTGGCGGTGATGAAGACGTCGCCCGTCTCGGCAGCCTCGGCCATCGGGAGCACCCGGTAGCCGGTCAGCGCCGCGGTGAGCGCTCGGATCGGATCGACCTCGGTCACAACGACTTCCGCGCCGAGTCCGCGCGCCCGCTCGGCGACGCCACGGCCGACGTGACCATAACCGACCACCACTACGCGCCGTCCCGGGAAGGCGAGGTTCACCGTGCGCAGCAGTGCGTCCACCGTGCTCTGGCCGGTGCCGAGCCGATTGTCGAAGATCTGCTTGATGGGGCTGCCGTCGACGGCCATCACCGGAAAACGCAACCGCCCGCGGGCGGCCAGGCTGCGCACTCGCAGCACTCCGGTCAGCGTGTGCACCGACGCCGCACGCACGCCCGGGATGACATCGGCATGGTGCGCGTACAGCAATCCCAGCAACGCGTCGGCCTCGTCGACGATCAGGTGCGGGCGCTGTGCCAGCGCGTCCGCGAGCTGATCCGCCGCCTCGTCGGGCTCGGTCGCGGTGAGCACCCGGATGCCCTCGCGGCGGCTCAGCCAATCCACCACGTCGTCATCGGTGGAGGCCGGAT from Nocardia goodfellowii carries:
- a CDS encoding helix-turn-helix transcriptional regulator, yielding MDVTDPETVHGAPDAGAAQSWGQRLRSYRRTQLGLSRGDFAELINDRARRDHLNVACSERHVARWELGEVRRPSKTYRALLTAVGAPVPEAEVPSSNSNVRPARDVVSWSAESPGTGSAHDTGATLLEALATAVVGSPDSLTPWLPSLHGPEMACDTDVLDPDAVCRATARLRELDQRHGGGAVVRTAVALLKSTTALLTLHRGHALAHSLLIAGADLARLTGWAYHDIGDQHRARQYAMMALVFARRAGADSLVASTLYVLGRISLLERDPRVALRMFQLGQLPAQDAAGGAESARLYANEAWAHAMMGDAGRMRTALARAEEEIARVGDLIDPWTRVFFTPGEFAGMQSVIYNEYARTAAGRTAEHYTFAAVDAARTSLATSAGERPARSILFDNITIATGAFRLGHIDDAMSFATTSLEMTSRVDSGRVGDRLRQLVHSATLASARSDVRDMCNAIRRAARSTRHTPSTEHRLATA
- a CDS encoding transglycosylase SLT domain-containing protein; the protein is MTFAVAAAALAAVAATSAVGTADGGAPAHAAASSADKPAQTAAASVHAPSGDLDGWIREALDVMKANNIPGSYESIRKNIIRESAGKPDAINQWDSNAALGIPSKGLLQVIDPTFQAYHVPGTPHDVWDPVANIAAACNYAAHRYGSMDNVNSAY
- a CDS encoding metal-dependent hydrolase family protein, yielding MTGTHRVTVFADQHWDGVQSTLSGPVAVTVEDGKITAVDSGRYHSDGDAPGEVVQLGPRTLLPGLIDCHVHVVDEEYDTETIALQTLQALPALRALLEAGFTTVRDLGCVGDTINVALRTAVEQGTIEGPRLIVAPSILSAPGGHADKMPKLTQRYGVAVGVLAATADQLRNRVREQHRAGADWIKFAASGGFGSPQDTPDQVAFTLAEMTAIVEAADDLGLPCAAHAFSDKAVRRAVQAGVRSIEHACLVDAETLTYVADHDVYLVPTLYPQRYHLDNLDDDEFWAAKAPASRAKYREYAGRLRESAQRLADSDVKLAFGTDAGMFPHADNWREFRTMIDVGITPLRALRAATTVAAELLRRPDLGRIAVGATADLIAVDGDPFTDIDALGRVEFIMQNGDVRSAPAVTLDRAVRVDRGALGAQPSGSDRRTA
- a CDS encoding pyruvoyl-dependent arginine decarboxylase translates to MATELALGRSLVPSHMFFTSAVGMHERELQAHDLMYMAAGLGRVNRVQVSSRVPPGCQLLSRTAGLELIHEGQILFAIQALAETDQPGQRIATAVGIATPVQGGIGCVAEVHEQDSIGKTEDQARRKSVEMALTAMAAELGVEGYDGAAEYRDGQDRYSIEGTEVRTDCIGAAAVGDINGRVSKIVATLVFLL
- a CDS encoding cupin domain-containing protein; the encoded protein is MLTMMTYHAWRASQGNDGPAEGHSVAHDGEALEYANKVLTDVGEPVVVVEKQSGITPRVRFLYQDLSGRFTEIMARPALAETLDLVPHPEGGWAQSIWSSSVTVAPEGYPGERASATALHYVLGPGDRSRWHRVRSDELWFWQRGGSLRFLTGGDGDSPAVAPDTHTLGPELDAGERLHILIRGGIWMAAEPLSPSETLIACVVSPGFDHDDYQIL
- a CDS encoding adenosylhomocysteinase, which produces MTTTENRAAAKVAWAQERMPVVAGFRRRFAAEHRMEGWRVAASLHLIATSVPLLLALIEAGAEVTVCGSNPASTDDDVVDWLSRREGIRVLTATEPDEAADQLADALAQRPHLIVDEADALLGLLYAHHADVIPGVRAASVHTLTGVLRVRSLAARGRLRFPVMAVDGSPIKQIFDNRLGTGQSTVDALLRTVNLAFPGRRVVVVGYGHVGRGVAERARGLGAEVVVTEVDPIRALTAALTGYRVLPMAEAAETGDVFITATGTIKVITAADLAAMRDGVILANAGHSAAEIDIQSLRAMSVAERDMLPMVTEFRDERGRRRYVLSEGGPVNTSAAAGHPPELMDLSFAAQAAGIEELVRHADRMEPRVYDLPPETQAAIAREKLAAMGIRIDHATAEQRRYTEQLSHETDQEFQRSLASTDGKETRC